One genomic window of [Clostridium] scindens ATCC 35704 includes the following:
- a CDS encoding recombinase family protein yields MLQTDKITALYCRLSQEDMQAGESESIQNQKLILQKYADEHHFFNTRFFVDDGFSGVSFEREGLQAMLHEVEAGNVATVITKDLSRLGRNYLKTGELIEIVFPEYEVRYIAINDGVDTAREDNEFTPLRNWFNEFYARDTSKKIRAVKQAKAQKGERVNGEAPYGYLIDPDNRNHLIPDPETAHVVKQIFAMYVRGDRMCEIQNWLRDNEILTVGELRYRRTGSKRHPRPQLNAWYNWPDKTLYDILTRKEYLGHTITGKTYKVSYKSKKTKKNPEEKRYFFPNTHEPLIDEETFELAQKRIATRQRPTKVDEIDLFSGLLFCGDCGYKMYAVRGAGTLERKHAYTCGNYRNRARNDMLCTTHYIRKSVLKELVLADLQRVTSYVKEHEQEFIETANECSAKAVQKTLTQQRKELDKAQNRINELNILFRKLYEDNALGKLSDEQFAFLTSGYDEEKKTLTRRIAELSQEIDNATERSADVKRFVALVRRYTAIEELTYENVHEFIDRILIHELDKETNTRKIEIFYSFVGRVDTGDKPTESISYFRQIGADVKSYAI; encoded by the coding sequence ATGTTACAGACAGACAAGATTACCGCTTTATATTGCAGATTGAGCCAGGAAGATATGCAAGCCGGGGAAAGCGAAAGCATACAGAACCAAAAACTGATTTTACAAAAGTATGCTGACGAACACCACTTTTTCAACACACGCTTTTTTGTAGACGACGGATTTTCCGGCGTGAGCTTTGAGCGTGAGGGGCTTCAAGCCATGCTGCATGAGGTTGAAGCCGGGAACGTGGCGACCGTCATAACAAAAGACCTTTCCCGTCTGGGACGTAATTATCTGAAAACCGGCGAACTGATAGAGATTGTTTTCCCCGAATACGAAGTGCGCTACATTGCCATTAACGACGGTGTAGACACAGCGAGGGAAGATAACGAGTTTACCCCTCTGCGGAACTGGTTCAACGAGTTTTACGCCCGCGACACCTCAAAGAAAATCCGGGCTGTCAAACAGGCAAAGGCACAGAAAGGCGAGCGCGTCAACGGCGAAGCTCCTTACGGCTACCTTATCGACCCGGATAACCGCAATCATCTGATACCCGACCCGGAAACGGCACACGTCGTAAAACAGATTTTTGCAATGTATGTACGGGGCGACCGTATGTGTGAAATCCAGAACTGGCTGCGGGACAATGAGATATTGACCGTCGGGGAACTGCGCTACCGCAGGACAGGGAGCAAACGCCACCCCCGCCCACAGCTCAACGCATGGTACAACTGGCCGGATAAGACACTGTACGACATTCTGACAAGGAAAGAGTATTTAGGGCATACCATAACCGGGAAAACCTACAAGGTATCTTATAAGTCGAAAAAGACGAAAAAGAACCCGGAGGAAAAAAGGTATTTCTTCCCCAACACTCACGAACCTTTGATTGATGAAGAAACCTTTGAACTTGCACAGAAGCGGATTGCCACCCGGCAACGCCCGACAAAGGTTGATGAAATTGACCTGTTTTCCGGGCTGCTCTTTTGTGGGGACTGCGGCTACAAAATGTATGCAGTACGCGGAGCCGGGACGCTTGAACGGAAACACGCCTACACTTGCGGCAACTACCGCAACCGGGCAAGAAATGATATGCTCTGCACTACGCATTATATCCGCAAAAGCGTATTGAAAGAACTTGTCCTTGCAGACTTGCAGCGAGTAACGTCTTATGTGAAAGAGCATGAACAGGAGTTTATCGAAACCGCCAACGAGTGCAGCGCAAAGGCAGTACAAAAGACGCTGACACAGCAGCGGAAAGAACTTGACAAGGCGCAGAACCGTATTAACGAGCTGAACATCTTATTCCGCAAGCTCTACGAGGACAACGCTTTAGGGAAACTTTCAGATGAACAATTTGCTTTTCTGACTTCCGGCTATGATGAAGAAAAAAAGACGCTGACCCGGAGGATTGCGGAGCTGTCACAGGAAATCGACAACGCCACCGAGCGCAGCGCGGACGTAAAAAGGTTTGTCGCACTGGTACGCAGATACACAGCGATTGAAGAACTGACCTACGAAAACGTCCATGAATTTATTGACCGTATTCTTATTCACGAACTGGATAAGGAAACGAACACCCGCAAAATCGAAATCTTTTATAGCTTTGTCGGCAGAGTTGATACAGGCGACAAGCCTACTGAAAGTATCTCCTATTTCAGACAGATAGGAGCCGACGTAAAGAGTTATGCTATCTAA
- a CDS encoding YdbC family protein: MREIQYEIVKEIAVLSTGDSGYTKEINLISWNGKEPKYDIRSFSPNREKCGKGITLNADEAAALLKALQKELNSED; encoded by the coding sequence ATGAGAGAAATCCAGTATGAAATCGTAAAGGAAATCGCAGTATTGTCTACGGGCGACAGTGGCTACACAAAGGAAATCAATCTCATTTCATGGAATGGGAAAGAGCCGAAGTATGACATCCGCAGCTTTTCCCCGAACCGTGAAAAGTGCGGCAAGGGAATCACGCTGAACGCTGATGAAGCGGCGGCACTCCTTAAAGCATTACAGAAAGAATTAAACAGCGAGGATTAA